One genomic window of Staphylococcus hsinchuensis includes the following:
- the polX gene encoding DNA polymerase/3'-5' exonuclease PolX: MSKKEIIKLLEKIAVYMELKGENTFKVSAYRKAAQSLETDERPLDEIDDVTELKGIGKGVGEVINEYREQGKSTTLEALQDEVPAGLIPLLKIQGLGSKKIAKLYKELGIDSKDALQQACEAGKVSELSGFAKKTEQNILEAVKALGAKKDRYPIDQIAGLSLEIDSYLSEIEAIDQFNVAGSFRRFKESSKDIDYIISTDDPETVQQALLEIPNKVKEVAIGHTKISLELSYDDETIGVDFRLIEPSAYYHTLQHFTGSKDHNIRIRQLAKERNEKISEYGIEQQNGELIQYQSEAEIYEHYGVNWIAPAMREDGSEFDKSLTNILQLDDINGDLHMHTTFSDGAFSIEDMVKANIEKGYQYMVITDHSQSLKVANGLSVEQLLRQNEEIKTLNDKYDEIDIYSGIEMDILPNGELDYSDEVLAQLDYVIAAIHQSFNQPQEEIMKRLENACKNPYVRHIAHPTGRIIGKRPGYEPDIDKLCEMAEATNTILEINANPKRLDLNAEVVRKHPNIRLTINTDAHHVDHLEFMEYGVATAQKGFVHKERVINTLSREDFKDFIENNIKLKK, from the coding sequence ATGTCAAAGAAAGAAATTATAAAATTACTAGAAAAAATAGCTGTATATATGGAATTAAAAGGGGAGAACACTTTTAAAGTTTCTGCATATCGTAAAGCAGCACAAAGTTTAGAAACGGATGAACGTCCATTAGATGAAATTGATGACGTGACGGAACTTAAAGGCATTGGAAAAGGTGTAGGCGAAGTAATTAATGAATATCGAGAACAAGGTAAATCAACAACTCTTGAAGCGCTACAAGATGAAGTACCTGCTGGTTTAATCCCACTATTAAAAATTCAAGGTCTTGGTAGTAAGAAAATAGCAAAGTTATATAAAGAACTTGGTATCGATAGTAAGGATGCTTTACAACAAGCTTGTGAGGCAGGAAAAGTGAGCGAACTAAGTGGATTTGCTAAAAAGACAGAACAAAATATATTAGAAGCTGTTAAAGCTTTGGGTGCTAAAAAAGATCGTTATCCGATTGACCAAATTGCTGGGTTAAGTCTAGAAATTGATAGCTATTTGTCCGAGATTGAAGCTATTGATCAATTTAATGTAGCAGGTAGCTTTAGACGTTTTAAAGAATCTAGTAAAGATATTGATTATATTATTAGTACCGATGATCCTGAAACAGTACAACAAGCATTGTTAGAAATACCAAATAAAGTTAAAGAAGTAGCGATAGGACATACTAAAATATCGCTCGAACTTTCATACGACGATGAAACAATTGGAGTGGACTTTAGACTTATTGAACCATCGGCGTACTATCATACGTTACAACATTTCACGGGTTCTAAAGATCACAACATTCGTATTCGTCAATTAGCTAAAGAAAGAAATGAAAAAATTAGTGAATACGGTATAGAACAGCAAAATGGTGAGTTGATTCAATATCAAAGTGAAGCAGAAATATATGAACATTATGGAGTGAATTGGATTGCACCTGCTATGAGAGAAGATGGTAGTGAATTTGATAAATCACTTACAAATATACTTCAATTAGACGATATTAACGGTGACTTGCATATGCATACAACCTTTAGTGATGGTGCATTTAGTATAGAAGATATGGTGAAAGCAAATATTGAAAAGGGTTACCAATATATGGTTATCACTGACCATTCACAAAGTTTAAAGGTTGCGAATGGGTTATCAGTCGAGCAACTATTACGTCAAAATGAAGAAATTAAAACGCTCAATGATAAATATGATGAAATTGATATTTATTCAGGTATTGAAATGGATATCTTACCTAATGGAGAATTGGATTATAGCGATGAGGTATTAGCTCAATTAGACTATGTGATTGCAGCAATTCACCAAAGCTTTAATCAACCTCAGGAAGAAATTATGAAACGACTTGAAAATGCCTGCAAAAATCCATATGTACGTCATATTGCACATCCAACCGGTCGCATTATAGGTAAAAGACCAGGCTATGAACCTGATATAGACAAATTGTGTGAAATGGCGGAGGCAACAAACACAATATTAGAGATAAACGCAAATCCGAAACGATTAGATTTAAACGCTGAAGTTGTACGTAAACATCCGAATATTCGATTGACGATTAATACAGACGCTCACCATGTAGATCATTTAGAATTTATGGAATATGGTGTGGCTACTGCTCAAAAAGGATTTGTGCATAAAGAGCGTGTTATTAATACTTTATCTCGTGAAGATTTTAAAGATTTCATTGAAAATAACATTAAATTGAAGAAATAG
- a CDS encoding endonuclease MutS2 produces MRQKSLDVLEFDKIKALVEKEAMSDIGVEKIKAMSPATDIKTVEFQINETDEIAQIYNKHRLPSLSGLSKISHYIHRATIGGVLNVRELNLIKRLIQVQNQYKTFYNNLLEEDEEVKYPILDERMNQLPVLTNVYQEIHQKCDAHDLYDHASYELQGIRSKISTTTQRIKQNLDKIVKSQANQKKLSDAIVTVRNERNVIPVKAEYRQDFKGIVHDQSASGQTLYIEPTSIVEMNNQISRLKNDEAAERERILTEITALVAENAEECLTSESIMGQIDFLTAKSRYARDIKGTKPQFTEERSVYLPKAFHPLLDQETVVANTIEFAEDVNTVIITGPNTGGKTVTLKTLGLIIIMAQSGLLIPTLDGSKLGVFDNVYCDIGDEQSIEQSLSTFSSHMKNIVEILQDANKQSIILFDELGAGTDPSEGAALAMSILDYVQEIGALVMATTHYPELKAYSYNRTGVMNASVEFDVNSLSPTYKLLMGVPGRSNAFDISRKLGLTTKIIQKAKSMIGQDEQEINEMIASLEYNSKRVDEQRIELDQLLREAQSVHDDLAKQYSQYQNYQKQLIEQAKEKANQRVKTATKEADTILKELRQLRDKKGADVKEHELIDKKKQLDDQYEAKSIKKEVQKQKYDEIKAGDEVKVLTYGQKGEVLELVDNDEAVVQMGIIKMKLPLSDLEKTKKTKPQPTKMVKRQNRQSIKMELDLRGYRYDEAMVAVDQYLDQAVLSNYEQVYIIHGKGTGALQKGVQNHLKQHKNVSSFRNGMPSEGGFGVTVATLK; encoded by the coding sequence ATGAGACAGAAATCATTAGATGTCTTAGAATTCGATAAAATTAAAGCACTGGTAGAAAAAGAAGCAATGAGTGATATCGGTGTTGAAAAAATCAAAGCAATGTCACCAGCTACAGATATTAAAACGGTGGAATTTCAGATTAATGAAACTGATGAAATTGCACAAATCTATAATAAACATCGCTTACCAAGCTTAAGCGGTCTATCAAAAATTTCTCACTACATTCACCGAGCAACTATCGGTGGTGTACTCAATGTTCGTGAACTTAATTTAATCAAACGACTTATTCAAGTACAAAATCAATATAAAACATTCTACAATAACTTATTAGAAGAAGATGAAGAAGTTAAATATCCTATTCTAGATGAACGAATGAATCAACTACCGGTATTAACAAATGTATATCAAGAAATTCATCAAAAATGTGATGCCCATGATTTGTATGATCATGCTAGTTATGAATTACAAGGTATAAGAAGTAAGATTTCAACTACGACACAACGCATCAAACAAAATCTTGATAAAATCGTTAAAAGCCAAGCAAATCAGAAGAAACTGTCTGATGCGATTGTCACAGTGAGAAATGAACGTAATGTAATTCCTGTCAAAGCAGAGTATAGACAAGATTTTAAAGGGATTGTGCATGACCAATCTGCCTCAGGTCAAACTTTATATATCGAACCCACTTCTATCGTTGAGATGAACAATCAAATTAGTCGATTAAAAAATGATGAAGCGGCAGAACGAGAACGAATTTTAACAGAAATCACTGCACTTGTAGCCGAAAATGCAGAGGAATGTTTAACGTCTGAATCAATTATGGGACAAATTGATTTCTTAACTGCCAAGTCACGTTATGCACGTGATATTAAAGGTACAAAACCTCAATTTACAGAAGAAAGATCTGTATATTTACCTAAAGCATTTCATCCTTTATTAGATCAAGAAACTGTTGTTGCAAATACGATTGAATTTGCTGAAGACGTTAATACCGTAATCATAACGGGGCCAAACACAGGTGGTAAAACGGTAACCCTTAAAACGTTGGGGCTCATCATTATAATGGCTCAATCAGGTTTGTTAATTCCGACATTAGATGGTAGTAAATTGGGCGTATTTGATAATGTCTATTGTGATATCGGAGACGAGCAATCTATCGAGCAATCTTTATCTACATTCTCATCACATATGAAAAATATTGTAGAAATATTACAAGATGCCAATAAACAAAGCATTATTCTATTTGACGAGTTAGGTGCAGGAACAGACCCAAGTGAAGGTGCGGCTCTTGCGATGAGTATATTAGACTATGTCCAAGAAATTGGTGCACTTGTGATGGCAACAACGCACTATCCAGAACTGAAAGCCTATAGTTACAATAGAACAGGTGTTATGAATGCAAGTGTAGAATTTGATGTAAATAGCCTAAGTCCAACATATAAGTTATTGATGGGTGTGCCAGGGCGTTCAAACGCTTTCGATATTTCCAGAAAATTAGGTTTAACAACTAAAATAATACAAAAAGCCAAATCTATGATTGGTCAAGACGAACAAGAAATTAACGAAATGATTGCATCATTAGAATATAATTCAAAACGTGTAGACGAACAACGCATCGAGTTAGATCAACTATTAAGAGAAGCCCAAAGTGTACACGATGATTTAGCTAAACAATATAGTCAGTACCAGAATTACCAAAAGCAACTCATCGAACAAGCTAAAGAAAAAGCTAATCAACGCGTGAAAACAGCAACTAAAGAAGCGGATACTATATTAAAAGAATTACGACAATTACGTGATAAAAAAGGCGCTGACGTGAAAGAACACGAATTAATCGATAAGAAAAAGCAACTAGATGATCAATATGAAGCGAAATCAATTAAAAAAGAAGTCCAAAAACAAAAATATGATGAAATCAAAGCAGGCGATGAAGTAAAAGTACTCACATATGGACAAAAAGGCGAGGTGCTTGAACTTGTAGATAATGACGAAGCGGTTGTTCAAATGGGTATTATCAAAATGAAATTACCGTTATCAGATCTTGAGAAAACGAAGAAAACAAAACCACAACCAACAAAAATGGTTAAACGTCAAAATCGACAAAGCATTAAAATGGAACTAGATTTACGTGGTTATCGTTACGATGAAGCAATGGTTGCAGTAGACCAATATTTAGATCAAGCTGTGTTGAGTAACTACGAACAGGTTTACATTATTCACGGTAAGGGTACCGGTGCTTTACAAAAAGGTGTGCAAAATCATTTAAAACAACATAAAAATGTGTCATCATTTAGAAACGGCATGCCTAGTGAAGGTGGTTTTGGCGTTACAGTAGCAACGTTAAAATAA
- the sdhA gene encoding succinate dehydrogenase flavoprotein subunit, giving the protein MAEKKVIVVGGGLAGLMSTIKAAEKGAHVDLFSLVPVKRSHSVCAQGGINGAVNTKGEGDSPAIHFDDTVYGGDFLANQPPVKAMTEAAPQIIHLLDRMGVMFNRTNEGLLDFRRFGGTLHHRTAYAGATTGQQLLYALDEQVRSYEVDGLVTKYEGWEFLGIVKDDDNMARGIVAQNMTNSEIQSFGSDAVIMATGGPGIIFGKTTNSMINTGSAASIVYQQGAMYANGEFIQIHPTAIPGDDKLRLMSESARGEGGRIWTYKDGKPWYFLEEKYPDYGNLVPRDIATREIFDVCVNQKLGINGENMVYLDLSHKDPHELDVKLGGIIEIYEKFTGDDPRKVPMKIFPAVHYSMGGLYVDYDQMTNIKGLFAAGECDYSQHGGNRLGANSLLSAIYGGTVAGPNAIDYISNIEKSYTDLDDSIYEKHVKAEQDKFNELLNMKGDENAYKLHKELGEIMTANVTVVRDNKNLLETDKKILDLMERYKNIDIEDTQTWSNQAVFFTRQLWNMLELARVITIGAYNRNESRGAHYKPEFPDRNDEEWLKTTLASYQGKHEAPKFTYEPVDISLIPPRKRDYSAKSKGGK; this is encoded by the coding sequence ATGGCAGAGAAGAAAGTTATTGTTGTCGGCGGTGGACTAGCTGGTCTCATGTCAACAATCAAAGCTGCAGAAAAAGGAGCACATGTTGATTTATTCTCACTTGTTCCTGTTAAACGTTCACACTCTGTTTGTGCACAAGGTGGTATAAACGGAGCGGTTAATACGAAAGGTGAAGGTGACTCACCAGCAATTCACTTTGATGACACAGTATATGGTGGGGACTTTTTAGCTAACCAACCACCAGTTAAAGCAATGACTGAAGCTGCACCACAAATCATCCATTTACTAGATCGTATGGGTGTTATGTTTAATAGAACAAACGAAGGTTTATTAGACTTTAGACGTTTCGGTGGTACTTTACACCACAGAACAGCATATGCAGGTGCAACGACAGGTCAACAGTTACTATATGCGTTAGATGAACAAGTAAGAAGTTATGAAGTTGACGGTTTAGTAACAAAATACGAAGGATGGGAATTCCTAGGTATTGTTAAAGATGATGACAATATGGCACGTGGAATTGTCGCACAAAACATGACAAACTCTGAAATCCAATCATTTGGTTCAGATGCGGTTATTATGGCGACAGGTGGCCCAGGTATAATCTTCGGTAAGACAACGAACTCAATGATCAACACTGGTTCAGCTGCATCAATTGTTTATCAACAAGGTGCTATGTATGCGAACGGTGAGTTCATCCAAATCCACCCAACAGCCATTCCTGGTGATGACAAACTACGTTTAATGAGTGAGTCAGCACGTGGTGAAGGTGGTCGTATTTGGACATATAAAGATGGTAAACCATGGTACTTCTTAGAAGAAAAATATCCAGATTATGGTAACTTAGTGCCACGTGATATCGCGACACGTGAAATCTTCGATGTATGTGTAAACCAAAAATTAGGTATTAACGGTGAAAACATGGTGTACCTAGACTTATCTCATAAAGATCCACATGAATTAGATGTTAAATTAGGCGGAATCATCGAAATTTATGAGAAATTCACTGGTGATGACCCACGTAAAGTACCTATGAAGATCTTCCCAGCGGTTCACTATTCAATGGGTGGATTATATGTAGATTATGATCAAATGACAAACATTAAAGGTTTATTCGCAGCAGGTGAATGTGATTACTCACAACACGGCGGTAACCGTTTAGGTGCGAACTCATTATTATCTGCAATCTACGGTGGTACAGTTGCAGGACCAAATGCAATTGACTACATTTCAAACATCGAAAAATCATATACTGATTTAGATGACAGCATTTATGAAAAACACGTTAAAGCTGAACAAGATAAATTCAATGAATTGCTCAATATGAAAGGTGACGAAAATGCCTACAAACTTCATAAAGAGCTAGGTGAAATCATGACAGCAAACGTTACAGTTGTTCGTGATAACAAGAATTTATTAGAAACAGACAAGAAAATCCTTGATCTTATGGAACGTTATAAAAACATCGACATCGAAGATACACAAACTTGGAGTAACCAAGCTGTTTTCTTCACACGTCAATTATGGAACATGTTAGAGTTAGCACGTGTTATTACAATCGGTGCTTACAACCGTAACGAATCACGTGGTGCACACTACAAACCAGAATTCCCAGACCGTAATGATGAAGAATGGTTAAAAACAACGTTGGCATCTTATCAAGGAAAACATGAAGCACCTAAATTTACTTACGAACCTGTCGATATTAGTTTAATCCCGCCTCGTAAGCGAGATTACTCTGCTAAATCAAAAGGAGGTAAATAA
- the uvrC gene encoding excinuclease ABC subunit UvrC — MDTETHQKIKRKLSVVPMEPGCYLMKDRQNQVIYVGKAKKLRNRLRSYFTGAHDAKTTRLVGEIRNFEFIVTSSETESLLLELNLIKQYQPRYNILLKDDKSYPFIKITKEKHPRLMVTRTVKKNSGKYFGPYPNAYSAQETKKLLDRIYPFRKCDKMPDKLCLYYHIGQCMGPCVYPVDLDKYAQMTKEITEFLNGEDKTILNNLEQRMNAASEELDFERAKEYRDLIQHIQNLTKKQKQKMTTTDNTVRDVFGYSVSKGWMCVQVFFIRQGDMIKRDATMIPIQQTPEEEFYTFIGQFYDLNQHLLPKEVHVPKQLDPDVIQSVVDTKIVQPVRGKKREMVDLASHNAKVTLENKFELISKDESRTVKAIEELGEAMGIQTPIRIEAFDNSNIQGVDPVSAMVSFVDGKPNKKGYRKYKIKTVEGPDDYKSMREVVRRRYTRVLNEGSPLPDLILVDGGKGHMSGVIDVLENELGLDIPVAGLRKNEKHKTSEILYGENAEIVPLKKNSQAFYLLHRIQDEVHRFAITFHRQTRQKTGLHSVLDTVDGIGSKRKTKLLRTFGSIKKMKEATIEDFRASGLPEKVAKNLMEALKK, encoded by the coding sequence ATGGATACGGAAACTCACCAAAAAATAAAGCGAAAATTATCAGTCGTTCCAATGGAACCAGGTTGTTATTTAATGAAAGATAGACAAAATCAAGTCATCTATGTAGGGAAAGCGAAAAAATTACGCAATCGTTTACGATCCTATTTCACAGGTGCACATGATGCTAAAACTACTAGGTTAGTAGGAGAAATCCGCAATTTTGAATTTATCGTTACTTCGAGTGAAACCGAATCTCTACTACTTGAACTAAATTTAATCAAACAATACCAACCTCGTTATAATATCCTATTGAAAGACGATAAAAGTTATCCTTTTATAAAAATAACGAAAGAAAAGCATCCAAGACTTATGGTTACCCGTACAGTAAAGAAAAATAGTGGTAAATATTTTGGCCCGTACCCTAACGCATATTCAGCGCAAGAAACGAAAAAGTTATTGGATCGCATTTATCCATTTAGAAAATGCGATAAAATGCCAGATAAATTGTGTTTGTATTATCATATCGGTCAATGTATGGGGCCATGTGTTTATCCAGTTGATTTAGATAAATATGCCCAAATGACGAAAGAAATAACTGAATTTTTAAATGGTGAAGATAAAACGATTCTTAACAATTTGGAACAACGAATGAATGCTGCGAGTGAAGAGCTTGATTTCGAAAGGGCAAAAGAATATCGTGATTTAATTCAACATATTCAGAATTTGACTAAGAAACAGAAACAAAAAATGACCACAACTGATAATACAGTGCGAGATGTATTCGGTTATAGTGTTTCTAAAGGTTGGATGTGTGTGCAAGTGTTCTTTATTCGTCAAGGCGACATGATCAAAAGAGATGCAACGATGATTCCAATCCAACAAACACCGGAAGAAGAATTTTATACGTTTATTGGACAGTTTTATGATTTAAATCAACATTTATTACCGAAAGAAGTACATGTGCCTAAACAGTTAGATCCAGATGTCATTCAGTCAGTTGTTGATACGAAGATTGTACAACCTGTACGTGGCAAGAAAAGAGAAATGGTCGATTTAGCGAGTCATAATGCTAAAGTAACACTTGAAAACAAATTCGAATTGATATCAAAAGATGAGTCTCGTACAGTAAAAGCAATCGAAGAGCTCGGTGAGGCCATGGGTATTCAAACTCCAATAAGAATTGAAGCGTTCGATAATTCTAATATTCAGGGTGTCGATCCTGTATCAGCAATGGTTTCATTTGTGGATGGTAAGCCGAATAAAAAAGGTTATCGCAAATATAAAATTAAAACAGTAGAGGGCCCAGACGATTATAAATCGATGCGAGAAGTAGTGCGTAGAAGATATACGCGTGTATTAAACGAAGGCTCACCATTGCCAGATTTAATACTCGTTGATGGCGGTAAAGGTCATATGTCAGGCGTTATCGATGTGCTTGAAAACGAGCTAGGATTAGATATTCCTGTAGCTGGTTTGCGTAAAAATGAAAAACATAAAACATCTGAAATCCTTTATGGTGAAAATGCAGAAATTGTACCATTGAAGAAAAATAGCCAAGCATTTTACTTATTGCATAGAATACAAGATGAAGTACATCGCTTTGCAATTACATTCCACAGACAAACACGTCAGAAAACGGGTCTTCATTCTGTGTTAGATACTGTTGATGGTATCGGATCAAAACGTAAGACTAAATTACTGCGTACATTCGGTTCAATAAAAAAGATGAAAGAAGCTACAATTGAAGATTTTAGAGCGAGTGGGCTACCAGAAAAAGTAGCTAAAAATCTGATGGAGGCACTAAAAAAATAG
- the rnhC gene encoding ribonuclease HIII, whose product MTNVVLKLSESEIQKLISKLSFEQTHLPQGMKAKVKHQGTSISIYNSNKVMFQGKDAQTIASQLLPNHTSEKPSKESSIKNNTPKYNQYHCIGSDEAGSGDYFGPLTVCAAYISKEHVELLKTLGVDDSKKLTDKKIVEIAEQLITFVPHSLLTLQNDKYNERQKSGWSQVKMKAVLHNQAILNVTQKIDNEALDYIVIDQFAQPGVYKRYALTEIPFSEKTKFETKGESKSLAIAAASIISRYAFVKYMDQIAKEAHLEIPKGASKKVDLAAAKVIERYGINYLDNISKKHFANRNKAQNLVQQKHK is encoded by the coding sequence ATGACAAACGTTGTACTAAAATTATCCGAATCTGAGATACAGAAACTTATCTCTAAATTATCATTTGAACAAACTCATCTGCCACAAGGCATGAAAGCGAAAGTAAAACATCAAGGCACATCAATTTCGATTTACAATTCGAATAAGGTTATGTTTCAAGGCAAAGATGCTCAAACGATTGCATCACAATTATTACCAAACCATACATCTGAGAAACCATCGAAAGAGTCATCAATTAAAAATAACACTCCAAAATATAATCAATATCATTGTATCGGTAGTGATGAAGCTGGTAGTGGTGATTACTTTGGTCCTTTAACTGTATGTGCAGCCTACATTTCTAAAGAGCACGTCGAGTTATTAAAAACATTAGGCGTTGATGATTCTAAAAAATTAACCGATAAAAAAATTGTAGAAATTGCTGAACAACTGATTACATTTGTTCCCCATTCGTTATTAACTTTACAAAATGATAAATATAACGAAAGACAAAAATCGGGTTGGTCACAAGTTAAAATGAAAGCAGTGTTACATAACCAAGCTATCCTTAATGTTACACAAAAAATTGATAACGAAGCATTAGATTACATAGTTATCGATCAATTTGCACAACCAGGTGTTTATAAACGATATGCATTAACCGAAATACCTTTTAGTGAAAAAACAAAATTCGAAACGAAAGGTGAATCTAAATCTTTAGCCATTGCTGCTGCGAGCATCATTTCTAGATATGCATTCGTTAAATATATGGATCAAATTGCTAAAGAAGCTCACCTAGAGATACCAAAAGGTGCGAGTAAAAAGGTAGACCTTGCCGCTGCAAAAGTGATTGAACGCTACGGTATCAATTATTTAGATAACATCTCTAAAAAGCATTTCGCAAATCGTAATAAAGCTCAAAACTTAGTTCAACAAAAGCATAAATAA
- a CDS encoding CvpA family protein codes for MLLDLLVILFICYIGVIGFRRGLWLSALHLSSTLFALWLSSTLYNLVAARLDLFIPFPITHAYHMTYTFHYDEIETRFNHIIAFVIIFILTKVICYCMIVSFDYVLKQLSITQFSRYGGIALSFISSCIFSVIFLYCISLYPLDIFQSQLSNSLIARHFVNHIPLLSQFINEL; via the coding sequence ATGCTACTTGATTTACTTGTTATATTGTTTATTTGTTACATAGGTGTGATTGGTTTTAGGAGAGGGTTATGGCTTAGTGCCTTACACTTAAGTTCTACATTGTTTGCATTGTGGCTATCTTCAACATTATATAATCTAGTCGCAGCGAGGTTAGATTTATTTATTCCTTTTCCAATAACACATGCATATCACATGACTTATACATTTCATTATGATGAAATTGAGACAAGGTTTAATCATATTATTGCTTTTGTCATTATATTTATCTTAACGAAAGTAATTTGTTATTGCATGATTGTATCGTTTGATTATGTATTAAAGCAATTGTCGATTACACAATTTAGTCGTTATGGTGGTATTGCATTAAGTTTTATATCTTCTTGTATTTTTAGTGTGATATTTTTATATTGCATATCACTGTATCCTTTAGATATTTTCCAATCACAATTATCAAATTCATTAATTGCGAGACATTTTGTAAATCATATACCGTTATTATCCCAATTTATTAACGAACTATAA
- the trxA gene encoding thioredoxin — MALVKVTDSNFDENIQSGVKLVDFWATWCGPCKMIAPVLEELAGDYDGKADILKLDVDENPSTAAKFEVMSIPTLLVFKDGEPVDKIVGFQPKENLAEVIDKHL, encoded by the coding sequence ATGGCACTTGTAAAAGTAACAGATTCAAACTTTGATGAAAATATCCAATCTGGCGTTAAATTAGTAGATTTCTGGGCAACTTGGTGTGGCCCATGTAAAATGATTGCGCCAGTTTTAGAAGAATTAGCAGGAGATTACGATGGTAAAGCAGATATCTTAAAATTAGATGTCGACGAAAACCCATCAACAGCTGCCAAATTTGAAGTAATGAGTATTCCAACATTACTCGTATTTAAAGACGGTGAACCAGTTGATAAGATCGTAGGTTTCCAACCTAAAGAAAACTTAGCTGAAGTGATTGATAAACATCTATAA
- the zapA gene encoding cell division protein ZapA: protein MGEFKNRINVTINDQHYTIVGEDNPEHIRYVAHLVDDRLKELGRMSTGLDTTRKAILTAVNIMHEKVQVEEENYQLQQEIKKLKNQE from the coding sequence ATGGGTGAGTTTAAAAATCGAATTAATGTAACTATCAACGATCAGCATTATACAATTGTCGGTGAAGACAACCCTGAACATATTCGCTATGTTGCACATTTAGTAGATGATAGACTTAAAGAGTTAGGTAGAATGAGTACAGGGCTTGATACTACACGAAAAGCAATATTAACTGCAGTGAATATCATGCATGAAAAAGTTCAAGTAGAAGAAGAAAATTACCAATTACAACAAGAAATTAAGAAATTAAAAAATCAAGAGTAA
- a CDS encoding succinate dehydrogenase cytochrome b558 subunit, whose product MAYSKNQFMLRRLHSLLGVIPIGGFLLVHLLVNHQATKGAEAFNQASAFMESLPFLIVLEFLLIYIPILYHAVYGVHIAFTAKENIGHYSRFRNWMFFLQRVTGVITFIFIAIHLWQTRIQLLFGKEPNFDMMHEILTNPLNLIGYIIGLIAVTFHFANGLWSFLVTWGVLQSKKSQRVFTWVSLIVFIVVSYIGLSATFAFL is encoded by the coding sequence TTGGCATATTCGAAAAATCAATTCATGTTAAGACGCTTACATTCATTACTAGGCGTTATTCCAATAGGTGGATTCTTATTAGTGCATTTGCTTGTCAATCACCAAGCAACTAAAGGTGCAGAAGCATTTAACCAAGCATCTGCATTTATGGAATCTTTACCATTCTTAATTGTATTGGAATTTTTATTAATTTACATTCCGATTTTATATCATGCAGTTTACGGTGTACATATTGCTTTCACAGCAAAGGAAAACATTGGACATTATTCTAGATTCAGAAACTGGATGTTCTTTTTACAACGTGTTACAGGTGTTATCACGTTTATCTTTATTGCAATTCACTTATGGCAAACACGTATTCAATTATTGTTTGGTAAAGAACCAAACTTTGATATGATGCACGAAATTTTAACTAATCCATTAAACTTAATTGGATATATTATCGGTTTAATTGCTGTTACATTCCACTTTGCAAATGGCTTATGGTCATTCTTAGTAACATGGGGTGTATTACAATCTAAAAAATCACAACGCGTATTCACATGGGTTTCATTAATCGTGTTTATCGTTGTTTCATATATCGGTTTAAGTGCTACGTTTGCATTTTTATAA